A genomic region of Gadus macrocephalus chromosome 5, ASM3116895v1 contains the following coding sequences:
- the wdr89 gene encoding WD repeat-containing protein 89 translates to MEGVEEKLKSLSIARRLQPQDPAYLLDVSLQPGAAGTSSGDVLAVSCSNHRLHLHNKETLRPLGEFRGHTAPICGVTFAHASPDLLFSGSADGTVRAWDARRPGSKAVQEFRGDPAHRFSGVGVNAADVVVCAGTEQLDEESFLVFWDARAAGKALLGVYSESHSDDVTQVSFHPRDKDRLATGATDGLVNVFDLRRGGEEDALLATCNSGSSAGAVRWAGPGLDRLLCLTDSDGLHLWDLGRLDTEEPLTLYSTPDARTLTPLEGGGSVDYLVGGQWLEGAQRLLVVGGTSEGALHLMECTERGLELLSSPPQGAGHTAVVRCFLWDEAGEGALVTAGEDAQLLLWKPGGEELAPGRQATMKSTSSWKLQARPHKQSGYEWKRGGGGGGRGGGGGGGGGGGRGGGGRGRGGRGGGGGALKNQ, encoded by the coding sequence AtggagggagtggaggagaaGCTCAAGTCTCTGTCCATCGCGCGGCGGCTCCAGCCGCAAGACCCCGCCTACCTGCTCGACGTGTCGCTTCAGCCCGGCGCCGCGGGCACCTCCTCGGGCGACGTGCTGGCGGTGTCCTGCTCCAACCACCGGCTCCACCTGCACAACAAGGAGACGCTGCGTCCCCTGGGGGAGTTCCGCGGCCACACCGCGCCCATCTGCGGGGTCACCTTCGCGCACGCCTCCCCGGACCTGCTGTTCTCGGGCTCGGCCGACGGCACGGTGCGGGCGTGGGACGCCCGGAGGCCCGGCTCCAAGGCGGTCCAGGAGTTCCGGGGCGACCCGGCGCACCGCTTCAGCGGCGTGGGCGTCAACGCGGCGGACGTGGTGGTGTGCGCCGGCACGGAGCAGCTGGACGAGGAGAGCTTCCTGGTGTTCTGGGACGCGCGCGCCGCCGGCAAAGCACTGCTGGGCGTGTACTCGGAGTCGCACAGCGACGACGTCACGCAGGTGAGCTTCCACCCGCGGGACAAGGACCGGCTGGCCACGGGCGCCACGGACGGGCTGGTGAACGTGTTCGACCTGCGGCGCGGCGGCGAGGAGGACGCGCTGCTCGCCACGTGCAACAGCGGGTCGTCGGCCGGGGCGGTGCGCTGGGCGGGGCCCGGGCTGGACCGGCTGCTCTGCCTCACCGACAGCGACGGGCTCCACCTGTGGGACCTGGGCCGCCTGGACACGGAGGAGCCCCTCACGCTCTACAGCACCCCCGACGCCCGCACGCTCACCCCGCTGGAGGGCGGGGGCTCCGTGGACTACCTGGTGGGGGGCCAGTGGCTGGAGGGGGCCCAGaggctgctggtggtgggggggaccaGTGAGGGGGCCCTCCACCTCATGGAGTGCACCGAGCGGGGCCTGGAGCTGCTGAGCTCGCCGCCGCAGGGGGCGGGGCACACGGCGGTGGTGCGCTGCTTCCTGTGGGacgaggcgggggagggggctctGGTCACCGCCGGGGAGGACGCACAgctgttgctatggaaaccgGGAGGGGAGGAGCTGGCGCCCGGGAGGCAGGCGACCATGAAGAGCACCTCGTCGTGGAAGCTGCAGGCGCGGCCGCATAAACAGAGCGGGtacgagtggaagagaggaggaggaggaggagggagaggtggaggaggaggaggaggaggaggaggagggagaggtggaggagggaggggaagaggagggagaggtggaggaggaggtgctttGAAGAACCAATGA